The following proteins come from a genomic window of Acidimicrobiales bacterium:
- a CDS encoding NAD-binding protein: protein MTATAADLGAILSPITIRTTTLRNRIVRTAHGTNMGDGGIDDTLIAYHRARADGGVGLSILEAASIHPSSGGTLLLHEESIVDGYRRMMDAVAPDGMRVFQQLGHLGADGRPEDGSPPWSASAIPSPSWRGVQAEAMTADQIAEIVAAFARAARWCAEGGLHGVEVHCAHSYLLQQFLSAKTNLRDDDWGGGLEGRARFARDAIDAVRAAVPDDFVVGIRVGAEGDDGMDAGDAAAAAEHLVQRCAVDYVSVTLGGARVPHLIFGGMHEPSGYELATSSPVTARLSVPTLVTGRFRTLAEAAAVVESGIADMVGMTRAHIADPDVIAKTLAGHPERARPCIACNQGCVGGLARGRMACAVNPLAGFESARTPSPAGSRRRIVVVGAGPAGLESARVAAERGHTVTVVERSGVLGGALRSAARLPTRSLVADIADWQVRELSHLGVSVETGVNFDASVAAAMGLDEIVWAVGATPTLGSLADIEIGAPVMTSAELLAAVPTGPGRIVVVDEDGGYEALGVAEMLLDAGFAVTVVSPDRVLARRIRLDVVFKPTMDRLRDRRFEALAGRSVMGGGNAVVVVADADGEEASIPTDLVVVVAKEPTAAPDGLTVRVVGDAAEPDTIMGAIHSGFAVGSEV from the coding sequence ATGACCGCAACCGCCGCCGACCTCGGGGCGATCCTGTCGCCCATCACGATCCGTACGACGACGTTGCGCAACCGGATCGTGCGGACCGCCCACGGCACGAACATGGGCGACGGCGGGATCGACGACACGCTCATCGCGTACCACCGGGCCCGCGCCGACGGCGGGGTGGGCCTGTCCATCCTCGAGGCGGCGTCGATCCACCCGAGCTCGGGCGGCACGCTGCTGCTGCACGAGGAATCGATCGTCGACGGGTACCGCCGGATGATGGACGCCGTCGCCCCCGACGGGATGCGCGTCTTCCAACAACTCGGACATCTCGGGGCCGACGGCAGGCCCGAGGACGGCTCGCCGCCGTGGTCGGCTTCGGCCATCCCCAGCCCCTCCTGGAGGGGTGTGCAGGCAGAGGCGATGACGGCAGACCAGATCGCCGAGATCGTCGCGGCGTTCGCGCGGGCCGCCCGATGGTGCGCCGAGGGCGGCCTCCACGGCGTGGAGGTCCACTGCGCGCACAGCTACCTGCTCCAACAGTTCCTGTCGGCGAAGACCAATCTGCGCGACGACGACTGGGGTGGCGGACTCGAGGGCCGCGCACGGTTCGCCCGCGACGCCATCGACGCCGTCCGCGCCGCGGTTCCCGACGACTTCGTCGTGGGAATCCGGGTCGGAGCCGAGGGCGACGACGGCATGGACGCAGGCGACGCCGCCGCGGCGGCCGAGCACCTCGTGCAGCGCTGTGCCGTGGACTACGTGTCGGTCACCCTGGGCGGAGCGCGGGTGCCGCACCTGATCTTCGGCGGCATGCACGAGCCGTCCGGCTACGAGTTGGCCACCAGCTCACCGGTGACGGCCCGGCTCTCGGTGCCGACGCTCGTCACCGGACGGTTCCGGACGCTCGCCGAGGCAGCGGCCGTCGTGGAGTCCGGCATCGCCGACATGGTCGGCATGACCCGGGCCCACATCGCCGATCCGGACGTGATCGCCAAGACCCTCGCCGGCCATCCCGAGCGTGCCCGGCCGTGCATCGCCTGCAACCAGGGATGCGTCGGCGGCCTCGCCCGGGGCCGCATGGCCTGTGCGGTGAACCCGCTGGCCGGCTTCGAGTCTGCGCGTACACCGTCCCCCGCCGGTTCACGCAGACGGATCGTGGTCGTCGGCGCGGGCCCGGCCGGCCTGGAATCGGCCCGTGTGGCCGCAGAGCGGGGGCATACGGTGACCGTGGTCGAACGCTCGGGCGTCCTCGGCGGGGCGTTGCGCTCCGCCGCTCGACTGCCGACGCGCTCGCTCGTCGCCGACATCGCCGACTGGCAGGTGCGGGAACTGTCGCACCTCGGGGTGAGTGTCGAGACCGGCGTGAACTTCGACGCCTCGGTCGCCGCGGCGATGGGCCTCGACGAGATCGTGTGGGCCGTCGGCGCGACCCCGACCCTGGGAAGCCTCGCCGACATCGAGATCGGAGCCCCGGTGATGACGTCGGCCGAACTGCTCGCGGCGGTACCCACCGGCCCGGGTCGGATCGTCGTCGTCGACGAAGACGGGGGCTATGAGGCGCTCGGCGTGGCCGAGATGCTCCTCGACGCCGGGTTCGCCGTGACCGTCGTGTCCCCCGACCGGGTTCTCGCCCGCAGGATCCGCCTCGACGTGGTGTTCAAGCCGACGATGGACCGTCTGCGCGATCGCCGGTTCGAGGCGCTGGCGGGACGGTCGGTGATGGGCGGCGGTAACGCCGTGGTCGTCGTGGCCGATGCCGACGGGGAGGAGGCGTCGATCCCCACGGACCTCGTCGTGGTGGTGGCGAAGGAACCGACCGCCGCGCCCGATGGCTTGACTGTGCGGGTGGTCGGCGACGCCGCGGAACCCGACACGATCATGGGGGCGATCCACTCGGGCTTCGCCGTCGGAAGCGAGGTCTGA
- the aceA gene encoding isocitrate lyase: MSTASFEHQVEELERQWATDPRWAGIQRDYSAADVVALRGSIVEECTLARAGAERLWELLGSRDYVHALGALTGGQAVQMVKGGLEAIYLSGWQVAGDANLAGHVYPDQSLYPVNSVPTVVRRINNALRRADQIEWAESGGTPPRHWMAPIVADAEAGFGGPLNAFELMKSMIEAGAAGVHFEDQLSSEKKCGHMGGKVLVPTQQHIRTLVSARLAADVLGVPTVLIARTDSLGANLITSDVDERDRRHIEGERTAEGFHNTRPGMDAAVSRALAYAPYCDLIWCETSLPDLDEAREFAERVHEQYPSKMLSYNCSPSFNWKKHLDDATIATFQKELGAMGYRFQFITLAGWHALNASAFDLARGYTASDMSAYVSLQEREFQMEDDGYTATRHQREVGAGYFDRISTVVSGGASSTLAMTGSTEEEQF; this comes from the coding sequence ATGAGCACAGCAAGCTTCGAACACCAGGTCGAGGAACTCGAGCGTCAGTGGGCCACCGACCCCCGCTGGGCCGGTATCCAGCGTGACTACTCGGCCGCCGACGTCGTGGCGCTGCGGGGCTCCATCGTCGAGGAGTGCACCCTCGCCCGGGCCGGAGCCGAGCGACTCTGGGAACTCCTCGGCAGCCGTGACTACGTCCACGCGCTCGGCGCCCTGACCGGCGGCCAGGCCGTGCAGATGGTCAAGGGCGGCCTCGAGGCCATCTACCTGTCGGGCTGGCAGGTCGCCGGTGACGCCAACCTCGCCGGACACGTCTACCCCGACCAGAGCCTCTACCCCGTCAACTCGGTCCCGACGGTGGTGCGTCGCATCAACAACGCGCTGCGGCGCGCCGACCAGATCGAGTGGGCCGAATCGGGCGGAACTCCACCCCGCCACTGGATGGCTCCCATCGTGGCTGACGCCGAGGCCGGCTTCGGCGGCCCGCTCAACGCCTTCGAGTTGATGAAGTCGATGATCGAAGCGGGTGCGGCCGGAGTCCACTTCGAGGACCAGTTGAGCTCCGAGAAGAAGTGTGGGCACATGGGCGGCAAGGTCCTGGTGCCGACCCAGCAACACATCCGCACCCTGGTCTCGGCCCGCCTCGCCGCCGACGTCCTCGGCGTCCCGACGGTGCTCATCGCCCGCACCGACTCACTCGGCGCGAACCTGATCACCAGCGACGTCGACGAGCGTGACCGCCGCCACATCGAAGGCGAGCGCACCGCCGAAGGCTTCCACAACACCCGCCCCGGCATGGACGCCGCCGTCTCACGGGCCCTGGCCTACGCCCCCTACTGCGACCTGATCTGGTGCGAGACGTCGCTCCCGGACCTCGACGAGGCCCGGGAGTTCGCCGAGCGCGTCCACGAGCAGTACCCGTCGAAGATGCTCTCGTACAACTGCTCGCCGTCGTTCAACTGGAAGAAGCACCTCGACGACGCAACCATCGCCACCTTCCAGAAGGAACTCGGGGCGATGGGTTACCGCTTCCAGTTCATCACCCTCGCCGGGTGGCACGCGCTCAACGCCTCCGCGTTCGACCTCGCCCGCGGCTACACCGCCTCGGACATGTCGGCCTACGTCTCCCTCCAGGAGCGCGAGTTCCAGATGGAGGACGACGGCTACACGGCGACGCGCCACCAGCGTGAGGTCGGCGCCGGCTACTTCGACAGGATCTCGACGGTCGTGTCCGGTGGAGCTTCGTCGACGCTCGCGATGACCGGATCCACCGAAGAGGAGCAGTTCTGA
- a CDS encoding helix-turn-helix domain-containing protein, whose product MTDTGRLDLTVLGHRARHFRKRAGLTLGQVGEQVGVSAPYLSQVENGHSEPRLALVSDIAAALGVTASDLLDPTPPSRRAELEMRVEAMQADPSYVSLSLPELKPGARVPDDVLEHLVTVYDAWRNTDRGADGAAVDPVRQANARLRAEMRDRSNYFAEIEAAAAEALAAGGYGGVGPISERTLLDVAAHYGFTINRVQDMPKSARSVTDLASRAIYIPQRNEMPTRAARSVVLSTLGHFALSHRDPGDVDEYLRQRVESNYFAGAVLAPESAAVPFLREAAEAGDLSAEDLKEVFYVSYEMATHRLCNLLTRHLDIPVHFLRTDEAGVVTKAYENDGVPFPTDVEGSPDGQQVPATWGPRQVFRSEDTFALHYQYTDTVAGTFWCVTHVEADRSPHNAVTMGTDDAHARCFRGSDTTRRLVSGQSTGEGGLSSSQLEARWAGRTWPSARDREFVLDAATSDGDFSPFPGVEMSEVYAFLERHASGI is encoded by the coding sequence ATGACCGACACGGGAAGACTCGATCTCACCGTCCTGGGTCATCGCGCCCGTCATTTCCGCAAGCGGGCCGGGCTCACGCTCGGTCAGGTCGGCGAACAGGTGGGTGTCTCGGCGCCGTACCTGTCCCAGGTCGAGAACGGACACAGCGAGCCGCGTCTGGCTCTCGTGTCGGATATCGCGGCGGCCCTTGGTGTCACTGCGTCGGACCTGTTGGATCCGACACCGCCGAGTCGCCGGGCCGAGCTCGAGATGCGCGTGGAGGCCATGCAGGCCGATCCCAGCTACGTGTCGCTGTCGCTGCCGGAACTGAAGCCCGGTGCGCGCGTCCCCGACGACGTCCTCGAGCACCTCGTCACCGTCTACGACGCCTGGCGGAACACCGACAGGGGAGCGGACGGGGCGGCCGTCGACCCCGTCCGACAGGCCAACGCACGCCTGCGCGCGGAGATGAGGGACCGCAGCAACTACTTCGCCGAGATCGAGGCGGCCGCAGCCGAGGCTCTGGCCGCGGGCGGCTACGGGGGAGTGGGGCCCATCTCCGAGCGGACCCTGCTCGACGTGGCGGCGCACTACGGCTTCACCATCAACCGCGTCCAGGACATGCCCAAGTCGGCACGATCCGTCACCGACCTGGCGAGCCGGGCGATCTACATCCCCCAGCGCAACGAGATGCCGACAAGGGCAGCGCGGTCCGTCGTGTTGTCGACCCTCGGCCACTTCGCCCTCTCGCACCGCGACCCGGGCGATGTCGACGAGTACCTGCGTCAGCGGGTCGAGTCCAACTACTTCGCCGGCGCCGTGCTCGCACCCGAGTCCGCCGCCGTGCCGTTCCTGCGCGAGGCCGCCGAGGCGGGCGACCTGTCCGCGGAGGACCTCAAGGAGGTCTTCTACGTCTCCTACGAGATGGCGACACACCGGCTGTGCAACCTCTTGACCCGGCACCTCGACATCCCCGTGCACTTCCTGCGCACCGACGAGGCGGGCGTGGTCACCAAGGCCTACGAGAACGACGGCGTGCCCTTCCCGACCGACGTCGAGGGCTCACCGGACGGCCAGCAGGTGCCCGCCACATGGGGACCGCGTCAGGTCTTTCGCAGCGAGGACACCTTCGCCCTGCACTACCAGTACACCGACACGGTGGCGGGCACCTTCTGGTGCGTGACCCACGTCGAGGCCGACCGCTCCCCGCACAACGCGGTGACGATGGGTACCGACGACGCCCATGCGCGCTGTTTCCGGGGCAGTGACACGACCCGCCGGCTGGTCTCGGGCCAGTCGACCGGGGAGGGGGGCCTCTCGTCGAGCCAACTGGAGGCACGCTGGGCGGGGCGGACGTGGCCGTCGGCGCGGGATCGCGAGTTCGTGCTGGACGCCGCCACATCCGACGGCGACTTCTCGCCGTTCCCCGGCGTGGAGATGAGCGAGGTCTACGCCTTCCTCGAGCGCCACGCCTCTGGCATTTGA
- a CDS encoding sigma-70 family RNA polymerase sigma factor — translation MSDAAECYEKHSDALVRFAASQVGWADADDVVSTAVVGVLSARGREVHDMRAYLYRAVANASARHWRGADRRRRREEAFALPEALGPSSETGTELDVLAALADLSVQQRAVVHLTYWEDLTPTAVAQRLGVSDGTVRRQLARARQKLRTVLDVER, via the coding sequence GTGAGCGACGCGGCTGAGTGCTACGAGAAGCATTCGGACGCGCTCGTCCGTTTCGCCGCATCCCAGGTGGGTTGGGCCGATGCCGACGATGTCGTCTCGACGGCTGTCGTCGGTGTGCTCTCTGCCCGCGGCCGCGAAGTACACGACATGCGCGCCTATCTCTACCGGGCCGTTGCCAACGCGAGCGCTCGGCACTGGCGCGGAGCGGACCGCCGTCGCCGTCGCGAGGAGGCCTTTGCTCTACCCGAGGCGCTCGGGCCTTCCTCCGAAACCGGTACCGAGTTGGACGTTCTGGCGGCGCTGGCGGACCTGAGTGTCCAACAGAGGGCGGTCGTCCACCTGACGTACTGGGAGGACCTGACGCCGACGGCGGTGGCGCAGCGTCTCGGGGTCTCCGATGGAACTGTGCGGCGTCAACTCGCCCGTGCACGACAGAAACTGAGGACGGTGCTCGATGTCGAACGATGA